Proteins encoded in a region of the Streptomyces sp. NBC_00258 genome:
- a CDS encoding ABC transporter ATP-binding protein — translation MAVCVCLPVYGQGEGRWPVSVEPASPAPDTAAPLRLPPPPPAELRYGGRHAKNPLTDASFAQMCRRLPSVLAQTARMAWVIDRRAVLLLASCQLAIGISAAVLLTATSRAMRWILADGEVDDRLHQALPALLVITCASAAGRVATALSSYADGRITPRLTTESDCALVAAVCRMEAAARAEDGCADRQEAAEMGVVRSHVMVQDATRFTAAVVRMVSASGVLSVLHPLLLPLLLLAVVPAGVGAVLHARVNYETHYANVGDRNVRQNLRGWATSVKFTDEIRANGMTSYLVFWYRSISERIDARTLAAAPKMLRIVLVSSAIGGLFLVATWAGLAWLAASGRIEPSIAATAVVAVQTALAALSQLVIYGAAMFHTSLYLADMGGFLDYAAERAPDRGEFTPSRPVEEIRLDEVEYRYPGKDNPAVAGVSLAVRSGEILAVVGENGSGKSTLTRLLAAIFLADKGSVSWNGRDVADLDPDSLWDLSGLVPQNFAQWPLSVRDNVTLGQPREAGDDLVWRALEEVGLRDAVEELPDGLDTLLARELWGGTELSGGQWQRLACARALYRRSSLLILDEPTSQMDARGEHAILEEIKTIAAGRITIVVTHQLVNTKIADRIIVMEHGRIAEHGPYDELAHGGGLFAELLALSTDR, via the coding sequence ATGGCCGTTTGCGTCTGCCTCCCCGTTTACGGACAGGGCGAGGGGAGGTGGCCGGTGAGCGTCGAGCCCGCCTCTCCGGCGCCTGATACGGCGGCGCCGCTCCGGTTGCCGCCTCCACCGCCTGCCGAGCTGCGCTACGGCGGCCGGCACGCCAAGAATCCCCTGACGGACGCATCGTTTGCGCAGATGTGCCGGCGGCTTCCGTCGGTGCTGGCGCAGACCGCGCGGATGGCGTGGGTGATCGACCGGCGAGCCGTGCTTCTGCTGGCGAGCTGCCAGCTGGCCATCGGCATCAGTGCCGCTGTTCTGCTCACCGCCACATCCCGTGCGATGCGCTGGATCCTGGCCGACGGTGAGGTGGACGACCGGCTCCACCAGGCGCTGCCGGCCCTGCTGGTCATCACCTGTGCGTCAGCGGCAGGGCGGGTGGCGACCGCGCTGTCCTCATACGCGGACGGCCGGATCACCCCGCGGTTGACGACCGAGTCCGACTGCGCCCTGGTGGCGGCGGTGTGCCGCATGGAGGCCGCCGCGCGGGCGGAGGACGGCTGCGCGGACCGGCAAGAGGCGGCGGAGATGGGGGTGGTCCGCAGCCACGTGATGGTGCAGGACGCCACCCGGTTCACCGCCGCTGTCGTACGTATGGTCAGCGCGAGCGGGGTGCTGTCGGTGCTGCACCCGCTGTTGCTGCCGCTGTTGCTGCTCGCCGTCGTCCCCGCCGGCGTGGGCGCGGTCCTGCACGCCCGCGTCAACTACGAGACCCACTACGCCAACGTGGGCGACCGCAATGTTCGACAGAACCTGCGCGGCTGGGCGACCAGCGTGAAGTTCACCGACGAGATCCGCGCCAACGGCATGACCTCGTATCTGGTGTTCTGGTACCGGTCGATCTCGGAGCGGATCGACGCGCGCACCCTCGCCGCGGCGCCGAAGATGTTGCGGATCGTGCTGGTCAGTTCGGCGATCGGTGGCCTCTTCCTCGTCGCGACTTGGGCGGGGCTGGCCTGGCTGGCGGCCAGCGGACGGATCGAGCCGTCGATCGCCGCGACCGCGGTCGTCGCGGTGCAGACCGCGCTCGCCGCCCTCAGTCAGCTCGTCATCTACGGCGCAGCCATGTTCCACACCTCCCTCTACCTCGCGGACATGGGTGGCTTTCTCGACTACGCCGCCGAACGCGCCCCAGACCGAGGCGAGTTCACGCCGAGCCGGCCGGTGGAAGAGATCCGGCTCGACGAGGTCGAGTACCGGTATCCGGGCAAGGACAACCCGGCCGTGGCGGGAGTGTCGCTGGCGGTGCGCAGCGGCGAGATCCTCGCCGTGGTCGGCGAGAACGGCTCGGGGAAGTCCACCCTCACCCGACTGCTCGCCGCCATCTTCCTGGCCGACAAGGGCAGCGTCTCCTGGAACGGCCGCGACGTCGCCGACCTCGACCCCGACAGCCTGTGGGACCTGTCCGGGCTGGTGCCGCAGAACTTCGCGCAGTGGCCGCTGTCCGTCCGCGACAACGTCACCCTCGGCCAGCCCCGCGAGGCGGGCGATGACCTGGTGTGGCGGGCACTGGAGGAGGTCGGGCTGCGGGACGCCGTCGAGGAACTCCCCGACGGCCTGGACACGCTGCTGGCCCGGGAGCTGTGGGGCGGGACGGAACTGTCCGGCGGGCAGTGGCAGCGCCTGGCATGTGCGAGGGCCCTGTATCGCAGGTCAAGCCTGCTGATCCTGGACGAGCCGACCAGCCAGATGGACGCCCGCGGCGAGCACGCCATCCTCGAAGAGATCAAGACCATCGCGGCCGGCCGGATCACGATCGTGGTGACCCACCAGCTGGTCAATACCAAGATCGCCGACCGGATCATCGTGATGGAACACGGCCGGATCGCCGAACACGGGCCGTACGACGAACTCGCCCACGGCGGTGGCCTGTTCGCCGAACTTCTGGCCCTGTCCACAGACCGCTGA
- a CDS encoding NUDIX hydrolase → MTAPVLTTTTAALLVSADGRYLLHLRDANKNICSAGQWSLPGGHPEPGESLDDTIARELMEEAGLHIPDLVPLAVVEDTNADDRTTSRVQVYTGTWDGDPALLPLTEGIMLRFTDAEQIPYLTMDPGTTAVIRHHQKGPRPDGGAADALPVLRLRDAGTKTVPNVIGVHLYLERDGEILLGLRHPDSAYAPLEHHFLAGHCERESAIACLIREAWEEAGLVIKAEDVDLVHAVHLVDSPGAQPRLQLVFRARTWQGEPQVLEPDKCVSWSWWPAGTLPEPTVAYTRAAIDGIRHGRPYTELGWA, encoded by the coding sequence GTGACCGCACCAGTGCTAACTACGACCACGGCGGCGCTGCTCGTCAGCGCGGACGGCCGCTACCTGCTGCATCTGCGGGACGCCAACAAGAACATCTGCAGCGCCGGACAGTGGTCCCTGCCCGGAGGCCATCCCGAACCCGGCGAAAGCCTCGACGACACCATCGCCCGCGAACTGATGGAAGAGGCCGGCCTGCACATCCCCGACCTCGTCCCGCTCGCCGTCGTCGAGGACACCAACGCCGACGACCGGACCACCAGCCGGGTCCAGGTGTACACCGGGACGTGGGACGGCGACCCCGCTCTGCTGCCCCTCACCGAGGGGATCATGCTGCGCTTCACCGATGCCGAGCAGATCCCGTATCTGACCATGGACCCCGGCACCACGGCCGTCATCCGCCACCACCAGAAGGGCCCACGCCCGGACGGTGGTGCCGCCGACGCGTTGCCGGTGCTGCGCCTACGCGATGCCGGCACGAAGACGGTGCCGAACGTTATCGGCGTCCATCTGTACCTGGAACGGGACGGCGAGATCCTGCTCGGGTTGCGGCATCCCGACTCCGCCTACGCGCCCCTGGAGCACCACTTTCTGGCCGGTCACTGCGAACGGGAATCCGCCATCGCCTGCCTGATCCGGGAGGCTTGGGAGGAGGCCGGGTTGGTGATCAAGGCTGAGGACGTCGACCTCGTGCACGCCGTCCACCTCGTCGACTCCCCCGGCGCTCAGCCGCGCCTCCAGCTGGTCTTCCGGGCCCGAACGTGGCAGGGCGAACCCCAAGTCCTGGAGCCGGACAAATGCGTCAGCTGGAGCTGGTGGCCCGCCGGCACCCTCCCCGAGCCCACCGTCGCGTACACCCGGGCCGCCATCGACGGTATCCGGCACGGACGCCCCTACACGGAACTCGGCTGGGCCTGA